A region of Arabidopsis thaliana chromosome 5, partial sequence DNA encodes the following proteins:
- a CDS encoding Carbohydrate-binding-like fold (Carbohydrate-binding-like fold; FUNCTIONS IN: carbohydrate binding, catalytic activity; INVOLVED IN: carbohydrate metabolic process; LOCATED IN: cellular_component unknown; EXPRESSED IN: 21 plant structures; EXPRESSED DURING: 13 growth stages; CONTAINS InterPro DOMAIN/s: Immunoglobulin-like fold (InterPro:IPR013783), Carbohydrate-binding-like fold (InterPro:IPR013784), Glycoside hydrolase, carbohydrate-binding (InterPro:IPR002044); BEST Arabidopsis thaliana protein match is: catalytics;carbohydrate kinases;phosphoglucan, water dikinases (TAIR:AT5G26570.1); Has 35333 Blast hits to 34131 proteins in 2444 species: Archae - 798; Bacteria - 22429; Metazoa - 974; Fungi - 991; Plants - 531; Viruses - 0; Other Eukaryotes - 9610 (source: NCBI BLink).), with protein MIGIGRTLTSSSPSKIILEDLPPGIYRYGTEIFTSVPRKTFHHIKFLRLDSAQSSRILKPVPLRSSSIKDSQVNVEDEEIEASNKTVRVRFQLRKECVFGEHFFIVGDDPVFGGLWDPETALPLNWSDGNVWTVDLDLPVGRLVEFKLLLKAQTGEILWQPGPNRALETWETNKTIRICEDWDNADLQMMIEEDFVPYTNISSIGSEDEDEVLGSVQQNSSVVAVENAGYVSDESAQNSSFSIQSEKTMEPSNGALTAREVIKEAMFTEEESPVLVPGLIPLSDLDNEQVEVINEGKAETFPEVDKKQEPKAERNKKAKVKAISLFEKSEQEAVKSVEQRQYNAVEEEQQRLETEPLGTPDVLFENDIQWGRRTLYKLLSNFRLF; from the exons ATGATTGGCATTGGAAGAAccctaacttcttcttctccatctaaGATCATTCTCGAAGATCTTCCTCCTGGAATTTATCGCTATGGAACAGAGATATTCACTTCCGTTCCCAGGAAAACGTTCCATCACATCAAGTTTTTGCGTTTGGATTCTGCTCAGAGCAGCAGGATTCTTAAGCCGGTCCCGCTTCGTTCTTCGTCGATTAAGGATTCGCAG GTAAAcgtagaagatgaagaaatcgAAGCTTCTAACAAAACAGTTCGTGTAAGGTTCCAGTTGCGGAAAGAATGTGTCTTTGGGGAACATTTTTTCATTGTTGGTGATGATCCTGTGTTCGGTGGCCTTTGGGATCCAGAAACTGCCTTACCACTGAACTGGTCTGATGGCAATGTTTGGACTGTAGATTTG GATTTGCCTGTTGGAAGATTGGTTGAATTTAAGCTTTTATTGAAGGCACAGACAGGGGAGATTTTGTGGCAACCAGGTCCAAACCGGGCTCTTGAAACCTGggaaactaacaaaactatCAGAATATGTGAAGACTGGGATAATGCTGATCTTCAAATGATGATTGAGGAAGATTTTGTGCCTTACACCAATATTTCGTCGATCGGTTCagaagatgaggatgaagtGCTTGGTAGTGTACAACAAAACTCTTCAGTAGTAGCTGTAGAGAATGCAGGATACGTGAGTGATGAGTCTGCCCAGAATTCGAGTTTCAGTATCCAAAGTGAGAAAACTATGGAACCTTCGAATGGAGCTTTGACTGCTCGGGAGGTGATCAAAGAAGCCATGTTTACTGAGGAAGAAAGTCCAGTTTTGGTTCCTGGATTGATTCCTCTGTCTGACTTGGATAATGAACAAGTGGAAGTTATTAATGAAGGTAAAGCAGAAACGTTCCCGGAG GTAGATAAGAAGCAAGAACCCAAAGcagaaagaaacaagaaagcaaaagtAAAAGCGATTTCATTATTCGAGAAATCGGAGCAAGAAGCAGTGAAAAGTGTAGAGCAGAGGCAATACAATGCAGTAGAGGAAGAGCAGCAGCGGCTAGAGACAGAGCCGCTTGGAACGCCGGATGTGCTTTTTGAGAATGATATCCAATGGGGACGCAGAACACTTTACAAGCTTCTAAGCAACTTTAGACTTTTCTAA
- a CDS encoding Carbohydrate-binding-like fold, translated as MIGIGRTLTSSSPSKIILEDLPPGIYRYGTEIFTSVPRKTFHHIKFLRLDSAQSSRILKPVPLRSSSIKDSQVNVEDEEIEASNKTVRVRFQLRKECVFGEHFFIVGDDPVFGGLWDPETALPLNWSDGNVWTVDLDLPVGRLVEFKLLLKAQTGEILWQPGPNRALETWETNKTIRICEDWDNADLQMMIEEDFVPYTNISSIGSEDEDEVLGSVQQNSSVVAVENAGYVSDESAQNSSFSIQSEKTMEPSNGALTAREVIKEAMFTEEESPVLVPGLIPLSDLDNEQVEVINEGR; from the exons ATGATTGGCATTGGAAGAAccctaacttcttcttctccatctaaGATCATTCTCGAAGATCTTCCTCCTGGAATTTATCGCTATGGAACAGAGATATTCACTTCCGTTCCCAGGAAAACGTTCCATCACATCAAGTTTTTGCGTTTGGATTCTGCTCAGAGCAGCAGGATTCTTAAGCCGGTCCCGCTTCGTTCTTCGTCGATTAAGGATTCGCAG GTAAAcgtagaagatgaagaaatcgAAGCTTCTAACAAAACAGTTCGTGTAAGGTTCCAGTTGCGGAAAGAATGTGTCTTTGGGGAACATTTTTTCATTGTTGGTGATGATCCTGTGTTCGGTGGCCTTTGGGATCCAGAAACTGCCTTACCACTGAACTGGTCTGATGGCAATGTTTGGACTGTAGATTTG GATTTGCCTGTTGGAAGATTGGTTGAATTTAAGCTTTTATTGAAGGCACAGACAGGGGAGATTTTGTGGCAACCAGGTCCAAACCGGGCTCTTGAAACCTGggaaactaacaaaactatCAGAATATGTGAAGACTGGGATAATGCTGATCTTCAAATGATGATTGAGGAAGATTTTGTGCCTTACACCAATATTTCGTCGATCGGTTCagaagatgaggatgaagtGCTTGGTAGTGTACAACAAAACTCTTCAGTAGTAGCTGTAGAGAATGCAGGATACGTGAGTGATGAGTCTGCCCAGAATTCGAGTTTCAGTATCCAAAGTGAGAAAACTATGGAACCTTCGAATGGAGCTTTGACTGCTCGGGAGGTGATCAAAGAAGCCATGTTTACTGAGGAAGAAAGTCCAGTTTTGGTTCCTGGATTGATTCCTCTGTCTGACTTGGATAATGAACAAGTGGAAGTTATTAATGAAG GTAGATAA
- a CDS encoding Carbohydrate-binding-like fold (Carbohydrate-binding-like fold; FUNCTIONS IN: carbohydrate binding, catalytic activity; INVOLVED IN: carbohydrate metabolic process; LOCATED IN: cellular_component unknown; EXPRESSED IN: 21 plant structures; EXPRESSED DURING: 13 growth stages; CONTAINS InterPro DOMAIN/s: Immunoglobulin-like fold (InterPro:IPR013783), Carbohydrate-binding-like fold (InterPro:IPR013784), Glycoside hydrolase, carbohydrate-binding (InterPro:IPR002044); BEST Arabidopsis thaliana protein match is: catalytics;carbohydrate kinases;phosphoglucan, water dikinases (TAIR:AT5G26570.1); Has 30201 Blast hits to 17322 proteins in 780 species: Archae - 12; Bacteria - 1396; Metazoa - 17338; Fungi - 3422; Plants - 5037; Viruses - 0; Other Eukaryotes - 2996 (source: NCBI BLink).) — MIGIGRTLTSSSPSKIILEDLPPGIYRYGTEIFTSVPRKTFHHIKFLRLDSAQSSRILKPVPLRSSSIKDSQVNVEDEEIEASNKTVRVRFQLRKECVFGEHFFIVGDDPVFGGLWDPETALPLNWSDGNVWTVDLDLPVGRLVEFKLLLKAQTGEILWQPGPNRALETWETNKTIRICEDWDNADLQMMIEEDFVPYTNISSIGSEDEDEVLGSVQQNSSVVAVENAGYVSDESAQNSSFSIQSEKTMEPSNGALTAREVIKEAMFTEEESPVLVPGLIPLSDLDNEQVEVINEGKAETFPEVIT, encoded by the exons ATGATTGGCATTGGAAGAAccctaacttcttcttctccatctaaGATCATTCTCGAAGATCTTCCTCCTGGAATTTATCGCTATGGAACAGAGATATTCACTTCCGTTCCCAGGAAAACGTTCCATCACATCAAGTTTTTGCGTTTGGATTCTGCTCAGAGCAGCAGGATTCTTAAGCCGGTCCCGCTTCGTTCTTCGTCGATTAAGGATTCGCAG GTAAAcgtagaagatgaagaaatcgAAGCTTCTAACAAAACAGTTCGTGTAAGGTTCCAGTTGCGGAAAGAATGTGTCTTTGGGGAACATTTTTTCATTGTTGGTGATGATCCTGTGTTCGGTGGCCTTTGGGATCCAGAAACTGCCTTACCACTGAACTGGTCTGATGGCAATGTTTGGACTGTAGATTTG GATTTGCCTGTTGGAAGATTGGTTGAATTTAAGCTTTTATTGAAGGCACAGACAGGGGAGATTTTGTGGCAACCAGGTCCAAACCGGGCTCTTGAAACCTGggaaactaacaaaactatCAGAATATGTGAAGACTGGGATAATGCTGATCTTCAAATGATGATTGAGGAAGATTTTGTGCCTTACACCAATATTTCGTCGATCGGTTCagaagatgaggatgaagtGCTTGGTAGTGTACAACAAAACTCTTCAGTAGTAGCTGTAGAGAATGCAGGATACGTGAGTGATGAGTCTGCCCAGAATTCGAGTTTCAGTATCCAAAGTGAGAAAACTATGGAACCTTCGAATGGAGCTTTGACTGCTCGGGAGGTGATCAAAGAAGCCATGTTTACTGAGGAAGAAAGTCCAGTTTTGGTTCCTGGATTGATTCCTCTGTCTGACTTGGATAATGAACAAGTGGAAGTTATTAATGAAGGTAAAGCAGAAACGTTCCCGGAGGTAATAACCTGA
- the CPL2 gene encoding carboxyl-terminal domain (ctd) phosphatase-like 2 (carboxyl-terminal domain (ctd) phosphatase-like 2 (CPL2); FUNCTIONS IN: double-stranded RNA binding, phosphatase activity; INVOLVED IN: response to auxin stimulus, response to osmotic stress, developmental growth; LOCATED IN: intracellular; EXPRESSED IN: 25 plant structures; EXPRESSED DURING: 14 growth stages; CONTAINS InterPro DOMAIN/s: Double-stranded RNA-binding (InterPro:IPR001159), Double-stranded RNA-binding-like (InterPro:IPR014720), NLI interacting factor (InterPro:IPR004274); BEST Arabidopsis thaliana protein match is: C-terminal domain phosphatase-like 1 (TAIR:AT4G21670.1).) has translation MNRLGHKSVVYHGDLRLGELDVNHVSSSHEFRFPNDEIRIHHLSPAGERCPPLAILQTIASFAVRCKLESSAPVKSQELMHLHAVCFHELKTAVVMLGDEEIHLVAMPSKEKKFPCFWCFSVPSGLYDSCLRMLNTRCLSIVFDLDETLIVANTMKSFEDRIEALKSWISREMDPVRINGMSAELKRYMDDRMLLKQYIDNDYAFDNGVLLKAQPEEVRPTSDGQEKVCRPVIRLPEKNTVLTRIKPEIRDTSVLVKLRPAWEELRSYLTAKTRKRFEVYVCTMAERDYALEMWRLLDPEAHLISLKELRDRIVCVKPDAKKSLLSVFNGGICHPKMAMVIDDRMKVWEDKDQPRVHVVSAYLPYYAPQAETALVVPHLCVARNVACNVRGYFFKEFDESLMSSISLVYYEDDVENLPPSPDVSNYVVIEDPGFASNGNINAPPINEGMCGGEVERRLNQAAAADHSTLPATSNAEQKPETPKPQIAVIPNNASTATAAALLPSHKPSLLGAPRRDGFTFSDGGRPLMMRPGVDIRNQNFNQPPILAKIPMQPPSSSMHSPGGWLVDDENRPSFPGRPSGLYPSQFPHGTPGSAPVGPFAHPSHLRSEEVAMDDDLKRQNPSRQTTEGGISQNHLVSNGREHHTDGGKSNGGQSHLFVSALQEIGRRCGSKVEFRTVISTNKELQFSVEVLFTGEKIGIGMAKTKKDAHQQAAENALRSLAEKYVAHVAPLARETEKGPENDNGFLWESSEDVSNKGLEEEAPKENISELVLRK, from the exons ATGAATCGTTTGGGTCATAAATCCGTGGTTTATCACGGAGATTTACGTTTGGGGGAACTTGATGTGAACCATGTATCTTCAAGTCATGAATTTCGATTCCCGAACGATGAGATTCGAATCCACCATCTATCTCCGGCTGGTGAGAGATGTCCTCCGCTCGCGATTCTTCAGACGATTGCTTCTTTTGCCGTTCGATGCAAGCTTGAGTCATCGGCTCCGGTGAAATCTCAAGAGTTAATGCATCTACACGCAGTCTGTTTCCATGAATTGAAG ACTGCAGTGGTTATGCTCGGAGATGAGGAGATTCATTTAGTGGCGATGCCGAGTAAGGAGAAGAAGTTCCcgtgtttttggtgtttttcgGTTCCTTCAGGTCTTTATGATTCGTGCTTAAGGATGCTTAATACTCGGTGTTTGTCTATTGTGTTTGATTTGGATGAGACTTTGATTGTTGCAAATACTATGAAGTCATTTGAGGATAGAATCGAGGCTCTTAAATCTTGGATTTCACGTGAGATGGATCCTGTGAGGATTAATGGGATGTCAGCAGAACTTAAAAGGTATATGGATGATAGGATGCTGCTGAAGCAGTATATTGATAATGACTATGCTTTTGATAACGGAGTTTTGTTAAAGGCTCAACCTGAGGAAGTCCGCCCAACTTCTGATGGACAAGAGAAAGTTTGTAGACCCGTGATTAGATTGCCGGAGAAGAATACTGTGCTTACTCGGATTAAGCCAGAG ATCCGTGACACTAGTGTGCTTGTAAAACTGAGACCAGCATGGGAGGAGTTAAGAAGTTATTTGACAGCCAAAACTAGGAAACGTTTTGAAGTTTACGTTTGTACCATGGCTGAAAGGGATTATGCTCTGGAAATGTGGAGACTGCTTGATCCGGAAGCACACTTGATAAGTCTCAAGGAGCTTCGAGATCGTATCGTCTGCGTAAAACCAG ACGCCAAGAAATCGTTGTTAAGTGTCTTCAATGGTGGCATTTGCCACCCGAAAATGGCAATGGTCATTGATGACCGTATGAAGGTTTGGGAGGACAAGGATCAACCACGGGTTCATGTTGTTTCTGCATATCTTCCTTATTATGCTCCACAAGCAGAG ACAGCCCTTGTCGTTCCACATCTCTGCGTAGCAAGAAATGTTGCATGCAATGTCAGAGGTTACTTTTTCAA GGAATTTGATGAGAGTTTAATGAGTAGTATATCTTTGGTTTACTATGAAGATGATGTGGAAAATTTACCTCCATCACCGGATGTGAGCAACTACGTCGTTATAGAG GATCCTGGCTTTGCTTCAAATGGAAACATAAATGCTCCTCCAATTAACGAAGGAATGTGTGGGGGTGAAGTGGAACGAAGACTAAACCAAGCg GCTGCAGCTGATCATTCTACTCTTCCTGCAACAAGTAACGCTGAGCAGAAACCTGAAACCCCTAAGCCGCAGATAGCAGTTATACCAAATAATGCAAGCACGGCAACTGCAGCAGCACTGTTACCTTCTCATA AACCTAGTTTGCTTGGAGCTCCTAGGCGGGATGGCTTCACTTTTTCTGATGGTGGAAGACCCCTTATGATGAGGCCTGGTGTAGATATAAGGAACCAAAACTTTAATCAACCCCCCATTCTGGCTAAAATTCCTATGCAGCCACCTTCCTCGTCTATGCATTCTCCGGGTGGTTGGTTGGTAGATGATGAGAATAGACCTTCTTTTCCTGGTCGGCCTTCAGGACTTTATCCAAGTCAATTTCCTCATGGAACACCAGGTTCTGCTCCTGTTGGTCCATTTGCACATCCATCCCACTTGAGGAGTGAAGAG GTAGCAATGGATGATGACCTGAAAAGGCAAAATCCTTCACGTCAAACAACAG AAGGTGGAATATCCCAGAATCATTTGGTGTCAAATGGTAGAGAACATCATACAGATGGTGGAAAGAGTAATGGCGGGCAATCTCATTTATTTGTGAGTGCACTGCAAGAAATTGGAAGAAGATGTGGTTCAAAG GTGGAGTTTAGGACTGTGATAAGTACCAACAAAGAGTTACAGTTTTCAGTTGAG GTGTTGTTCACGGGTGAGAAGATAGGCATTGGGATGgcaaaaactaagaaagatGCACATCAACAAGCGGCTGAGAATGCTCTTCGAAGTTTGGCTG AAAAGTATGTTGCACATGTGGCACCTCTAGctagagaaacagagaaaggtCCGGAAAATGATAATGGATTTTTGTGGGAAAGCAGTGAAGATGTATCAAACAAAGGACTTGAAGAGGAAGCGcctaaagaaaacatttcagAGTT AGTTTTGAGAAAGTGA
- the CPL2 gene encoding carboxyl-terminal domain (ctd) phosphatase-like 2 (carboxyl-terminal domain (ctd) phosphatase-like 2 (CPL2); FUNCTIONS IN: double-stranded RNA binding, phosphatase activity; INVOLVED IN: response to auxin stimulus, response to osmotic stress, developmental growth; LOCATED IN: intracellular; EXPRESSED IN: 25 plant structures; EXPRESSED DURING: 14 growth stages; CONTAINS InterPro DOMAIN/s: Double-stranded RNA-binding (InterPro:IPR001159), Double-stranded RNA-binding-like (InterPro:IPR014720), NLI interacting factor (InterPro:IPR004274); BEST Arabidopsis thaliana protein match is: C-terminal domain phosphatase-like 1 (TAIR:AT4G21670.1); Has 234 Blast hits to 223 proteins in 82 species: Archae - 0; Bacteria - 8; Metazoa - 40; Fungi - 61; Plants - 110; Viruses - 0; Other Eukaryotes - 15 (source: NCBI BLink).) produces MNRLGHKSVVYHGDLRLGELDVNHVSSSHEFRFPNDEIRIHHLSPAGERCPPLAILQTIASFAVRCKLESSAPVKSQELMHLHAVCFHELKTAVVMLGDEEIHLVAMPSKEKKFPCFWCFSVPSGLYDSCLRMLNTRCLSIVFDLDETLIVANTMKSFEDRIEALKSWISREMDPVRINGMSAELKRYMDDRMLLKQYIDNDYAFDNGVLLKAQPEEVRPTSDGQEKVCRPVIRLPEKNTVLTRIKPEIRDTSVLVKLRPAWEELRSYLTAKTRKRFEVYVCTMAERDYALEMWRLLDPEAHLISLKELRDRIVCVKPDAKKSLLSVFNGGICHPKMAMVIDDRMKVWEDKDQPRVHVVSAYLPYYAPQAETALVVPHLCVARNVACNVRGYFFKEFDESLMSSISLVYYEDDVENLPPSPDVSNYVVIEDPGFASNGNINAPPINEGMCGGEVERRLNQAAAADHSTLPATSNAEQKPETPKPQIAVIPNNASTATAAALLPSHKPSLLGAPRRDGFTFSDGGRPLMMRPGVDIRNQNFNQPPILAKIPMQPPSSSMHSPGGWLVDDENRPSFPGRPSGLYPSQFPHGTPGSAPVGPFAHPSHLRSEEVAMDDDLKRQNPSRQTTEGGISQNHLVSNGREHHTDGGKSNGGQSHLFVSALQEIGRRCGSKVEFRTVISTNKELQFSVEVLFTGEKIGIGMAKTKKDAHQQAAENALRSLAEKYVAHVAPLARETEKGPENDNGFLWESSEDVSNKGLEEEAPKENISEL; encoded by the exons ATGAATCGTTTGGGTCATAAATCCGTGGTTTATCACGGAGATTTACGTTTGGGGGAACTTGATGTGAACCATGTATCTTCAAGTCATGAATTTCGATTCCCGAACGATGAGATTCGAATCCACCATCTATCTCCGGCTGGTGAGAGATGTCCTCCGCTCGCGATTCTTCAGACGATTGCTTCTTTTGCCGTTCGATGCAAGCTTGAGTCATCGGCTCCGGTGAAATCTCAAGAGTTAATGCATCTACACGCAGTCTGTTTCCATGAATTGAAG ACTGCAGTGGTTATGCTCGGAGATGAGGAGATTCATTTAGTGGCGATGCCGAGTAAGGAGAAGAAGTTCCcgtgtttttggtgtttttcgGTTCCTTCAGGTCTTTATGATTCGTGCTTAAGGATGCTTAATACTCGGTGTTTGTCTATTGTGTTTGATTTGGATGAGACTTTGATTGTTGCAAATACTATGAAGTCATTTGAGGATAGAATCGAGGCTCTTAAATCTTGGATTTCACGTGAGATGGATCCTGTGAGGATTAATGGGATGTCAGCAGAACTTAAAAGGTATATGGATGATAGGATGCTGCTGAAGCAGTATATTGATAATGACTATGCTTTTGATAACGGAGTTTTGTTAAAGGCTCAACCTGAGGAAGTCCGCCCAACTTCTGATGGACAAGAGAAAGTTTGTAGACCCGTGATTAGATTGCCGGAGAAGAATACTGTGCTTACTCGGATTAAGCCAGAG ATCCGTGACACTAGTGTGCTTGTAAAACTGAGACCAGCATGGGAGGAGTTAAGAAGTTATTTGACAGCCAAAACTAGGAAACGTTTTGAAGTTTACGTTTGTACCATGGCTGAAAGGGATTATGCTCTGGAAATGTGGAGACTGCTTGATCCGGAAGCACACTTGATAAGTCTCAAGGAGCTTCGAGATCGTATCGTCTGCGTAAAACCAG ACGCCAAGAAATCGTTGTTAAGTGTCTTCAATGGTGGCATTTGCCACCCGAAAATGGCAATGGTCATTGATGACCGTATGAAGGTTTGGGAGGACAAGGATCAACCACGGGTTCATGTTGTTTCTGCATATCTTCCTTATTATGCTCCACAAGCAGAG ACAGCCCTTGTCGTTCCACATCTCTGCGTAGCAAGAAATGTTGCATGCAATGTCAGAGGTTACTTTTTCAA GGAATTTGATGAGAGTTTAATGAGTAGTATATCTTTGGTTTACTATGAAGATGATGTGGAAAATTTACCTCCATCACCGGATGTGAGCAACTACGTCGTTATAGAG GATCCTGGCTTTGCTTCAAATGGAAACATAAATGCTCCTCCAATTAACGAAGGAATGTGTGGGGGTGAAGTGGAACGAAGACTAAACCAAGCg GCTGCAGCTGATCATTCTACTCTTCCTGCAACAAGTAACGCTGAGCAGAAACCTGAAACCCCTAAGCCGCAGATAGCAGTTATACCAAATAATGCAAGCACGGCAACTGCAGCAGCACTGTTACCTTCTCATA AACCTAGTTTGCTTGGAGCTCCTAGGCGGGATGGCTTCACTTTTTCTGATGGTGGAAGACCCCTTATGATGAGGCCTGGTGTAGATATAAGGAACCAAAACTTTAATCAACCCCCCATTCTGGCTAAAATTCCTATGCAGCCACCTTCCTCGTCTATGCATTCTCCGGGTGGTTGGTTGGTAGATGATGAGAATAGACCTTCTTTTCCTGGTCGGCCTTCAGGACTTTATCCAAGTCAATTTCCTCATGGAACACCAGGTTCTGCTCCTGTTGGTCCATTTGCACATCCATCCCACTTGAGGAGTGAAGAG GTAGCAATGGATGATGACCTGAAAAGGCAAAATCCTTCACGTCAAACAACAG AAGGTGGAATATCCCAGAATCATTTGGTGTCAAATGGTAGAGAACATCATACAGATGGTGGAAAGAGTAATGGCGGGCAATCTCATTTATTTGTGAGTGCACTGCAAGAAATTGGAAGAAGATGTGGTTCAAAG GTGGAGTTTAGGACTGTGATAAGTACCAACAAAGAGTTACAGTTTTCAGTTGAG GTGTTGTTCACGGGTGAGAAGATAGGCATTGGGATGgcaaaaactaagaaagatGCACATCAACAAGCGGCTGAGAATGCTCTTCGAAGTTTGGCTG AAAAGTATGTTGCACATGTGGCACCTCTAGctagagaaacagagaaaggtCCGGAAAATGATAATGGATTTTTGTGGGAAAGCAGTGAAGATGTATCAAACAAAGGACTTGAAGAGGAAGCGcctaaagaaaacatttcagAGTTGTGA